The Spirosoma foliorum genome has a window encoding:
- the rplM gene encoding 50S ribosomal protein L13, protein MNTLSYKTISANKETVQKDWIVVDAQGEVLGRLASQIARLIRGKHKTNFTPHVDCGDNVIVINADKVRLTGAKMTDKVYVRHTGYPGGQRFATPRLLLEKHPERIIEHAVKGMLPKNRLGRRLYTNLYVYAGDQHPHEAQQPTAVKF, encoded by the coding sequence GTGAATACGCTCAGTTACAAAACCATCTCTGCCAACAAAGAAACGGTGCAGAAGGATTGGATTGTGGTTGACGCTCAGGGTGAAGTGCTCGGTCGGCTGGCCAGCCAAATCGCACGCCTGATTCGCGGCAAACACAAAACCAACTTCACACCTCATGTTGATTGCGGGGATAATGTGATTGTCATCAACGCCGACAAGGTCCGCCTGACGGGTGCAAAGATGACCGATAAAGTTTACGTTCGCCACACAGGCTATCCTGGCGGTCAACGGTTCGCGACGCCCCGGTTGTTGCTCGAAAAACATCCCGAGCGCATCATCGAGCATGCTGTAAAAGGTATGTTACCGAAAAACCGTCTTGGTCGGCGGTTGTACACCAACCTGTACGTTTACGCTGGTGATCAACACCCGCACGAGGCTCAGCAACCAACAGCAGTTAAATTCTAA
- the rpsI gene encoding 30S ribosomal protein S9, giving the protein MDRINTIGRRKTAISRIYMSAGSGAISVNGKDYKQYFPTEVLQIILNQPFATVNGVGGYDVKVNVRGGGVAGQAEATRMAIARALVELNAEFRPALKKEGFLTRDSRMVERKKPGRKKARRRFQFSKR; this is encoded by the coding sequence ATGGATCGTATTAATACCATTGGCCGCCGTAAAACTGCCATCTCCCGAATTTACATGTCGGCGGGCAGCGGAGCCATCTCGGTAAACGGGAAAGATTACAAACAATATTTCCCTACCGAAGTCCTGCAAATCATTCTGAACCAACCATTTGCAACCGTTAACGGTGTAGGTGGCTATGACGTAAAAGTGAACGTTCGTGGTGGTGGTGTGGCTGGTCAGGCCGAAGCTACTCGCATGGCGATTGCTCGGGCGCTGGTTGAACTTAACGCTGAATTCCGTCCTGCCCTCAAAAAAGAAGGCTTCCTGACACGGGATTCACGTATGGTTGAACGGAAAAAGCCAGGTCGGAAAAAAGCCCGTCGCCGGTTCCAGTTCTCGAA